The Lathyrus oleraceus cultivar Zhongwan6 chromosome 5, CAAS_Psat_ZW6_1.0, whole genome shotgun sequence genome includes the window ttatttttattaatataaaTATTATTAATTTTCATATATATATTTATTAGGTGAAATTGATCAATGATTAAAATAATTATGAGCCTTTAATAAATCAGTAGCGATAATCATCAAATAGTAATAACAGTCCATCAATAATAATCATCTAACATGGATGTAATCCAACAGAGTTGAAATCCAGGAGAGAAAGATGGGATTATCGGCGTCAAAGCGAGTGAATTACAGTTTACAGAACTCGACCCAATTTGACTCAGCATGCGACTCAGTCTTCTCCCAATCTCTTTCTCTAACACAGCACACCTTCCAAGGAGTCTTACCTTACCAGCTCAAAACCGCTTCCGATCAAATCCACACCATCCTCTCCGATTCTCACTTTCCACTCATCCACAAATGGCTCCCTTCCCCTCCCGATCGCACTCAAGTTGACTCCGCCCTCCGCCACGTCTCCCCGCCCGATCACCACCACGAAAACGTCCTCCCACTCCCGCTCTTCAAGGAATGGGCTCGCTACCTCTACACCGACGCCGTCTTGTCCTCCGCCACCAAAGCGCTTCTCTTACGAGTTCCCGTTGGTGTCGCCGGAATCGTTGGAATCAGTGCCGTCGCTCACCCTGGTCCGGCACTACTTGGAACGTTCGTTGGAGCCTACTCG containing:
- the LOC127087297 gene encoding uncharacterized protein LOC127087297 — encoded protein: MGLSASKRVNYSLQNSTQFDSACDSVFSQSLSLTQHTFQGVLPYQLKTASDQIHTILSDSHFPLIHKWLPSPPDRTQVDSALRHVSPPDHHHENVLPLPLFKEWARYLYTDAVLSSATKALLLRVPVGVAGIVGISAVAHPGPALLGTFVGAYSLGVALSIFLGLSA